From a region of the Helianthus annuus cultivar XRQ/B chromosome 5, HanXRQr2.0-SUNRISE, whole genome shotgun sequence genome:
- the LOC110943311 gene encoding uncharacterized protein LOC110943311, translating into MNGCDTQPQTNEEVAALIAQQMAAVLPGVVTQIHQIYNNNAQCNFKTFNSAKPLKFSGSEGATALLQWFGSIESTFRHVQCPNERKVDFASSVFQRRALTWWNGIMRDRGAEVAMKLTWEEFKDLMKKEFCTQSEIRALENEFYHLKQDSGENRAYTDLFE; encoded by the coding sequence ATGAACGGGTGTGACACGCAACCTCAAACCAATGAAGAAGTCGCAGCCCTCATCGCTCAACAAATGGCTGCAGTGCTTCCAGGTGTAGTTACCCAGATTCATCAGATATACAACAACAATGCCCAGTGTAATTTCAAGACCTTTAATTCAGCCAAACCGCTAAAATTTTCTGGGTCTGAAGGAGCAACCGCACTTTTACAATGGTTCGGAAGTATAGAAAGCACATtccgccatgttcagtgtcccaATGAGCGAAAAGTAGACTTCGCTTCGAGTGTCTTTCAAAGGAGAGCACTCActtggtggaatggtattatgagGGACCGAGGTGCCGAGGTAGCAATGAAACTGACATGGGAAGAATTTAAAGATCTTATGAAGAAGGAATTCTGCACACAAAGTGAAATAAGGGCACTGGAAAATGAGTTCTATCATTTGAAACAGGATAGTGGGGAAAATCGTGCCTACACTGACCTATTTGAATAG